The Blastocatellia bacterium genome window below encodes:
- the cas1 gene encoding CRISPR-associated endonuclease Cas1 translates to MATLYITEQHATLRKEQNRLVVERDGNALMEIHDFKVERVVVFGNAQLSTQAMAYLLERGIDTAFLSTHGRLKGRLAPIESKNVPLRIAQYERSRDLSFALNVARAMVAGKIGNCAEVLTRHNRNHAESRLQNEIDQLTVSSQRARRGRGLETLRGIEGTAAAIYFPGFARCLRRNFNFQKRTRRPPADPVNSLLSFAYSLLYNEAISACAATGFDCYIGFFHAIHYGRCSLALDLMEEFRPLIADRLALNLVNLDIIKADDFHKEDGKGFYLNDEARKRFLREYERMATSEFAHKQTNERTSLRRALYGQALVLQKAILHGSDYHPFDGWR, encoded by the coding sequence ATGGCCACGCTTTACATCACTGAACAACACGCGACGCTGCGCAAGGAGCAGAATCGCCTGGTCGTCGAGCGCGACGGCAACGCGCTGATGGAGATTCACGATTTCAAAGTCGAGCGCGTCGTCGTCTTCGGCAATGCGCAGCTTTCGACGCAGGCGATGGCTTACTTGCTCGAACGCGGCATTGATACGGCGTTCCTGAGCACGCATGGGCGCTTGAAAGGCCGGCTGGCGCCGATTGAATCGAAGAACGTGCCGCTCCGAATCGCCCAGTACGAACGCTCGCGCGACCTGTCATTCGCGCTCAATGTGGCGCGGGCGATGGTCGCAGGAAAGATCGGCAACTGCGCCGAAGTCCTCACCCGCCACAACCGGAATCATGCCGAGAGCCGCCTGCAAAACGAAATTGATCAGCTCACCGTGTCAAGCCAGAGGGCCAGGCGCGGGCGCGGGCTTGAAACCCTGCGCGGCATCGAAGGCACGGCCGCCGCCATCTACTTTCCAGGCTTCGCCCGCTGTCTGCGCCGCAACTTCAACTTTCAAAAACGCACGCGGCGACCGCCTGCCGACCCGGTGAATTCGCTGCTCAGTTTCGCTTACAGCCTGCTTTATAACGAAGCCATCAGCGCCTGTGCCGCCACCGGCTTTGACTGTTACATCGGCTTCTTTCACGCGATTCACTACGGGCGCTGTTCGCTGGCGCTTGATCTGATGGAGGAGTTTCGCCCGCTTATCGCCGACCGTCTGGCGCTCAATCTGGTGAATCTCGACATCATCAAAGCTGATGACTTTCACAAAGAAGATGGCAAAGGCTTTTACTTGAACGACGAGGCGCGCAAACGCTTCCTGCGCGAGTACGAGCGTATGGCAACCAGCGAATTCGCGCACAAGCAAACCAACGAGCGAACCAGCTTGCGGCGCGCGCTCTACGGACAAGCGCTGGTTTTGCAGAAGGCCATTCTGCACGGCAGCGATTACCACCCCTTCGACGGCTGGCGCTAG